A single region of the Salmo salar chromosome ssa16, Ssal_v3.1, whole genome shotgun sequence genome encodes:
- the LOC106573493 gene encoding zinc finger protein 592 has product MGDMKTPDFDDLLAAFDIPDATSLDAKEPIQESHDEAEGQLKHTEMCMEDSVSVHQAMGASDVPAVSVIVKNTSHQESPDSGGEDPHFGYPLQNGFRGSGASMDSHQIGHCGSKSFVCALKGNGSRGLLGKTPIQQKPEGTPSFSQSFSQFSPISSPESEDTPSNGVDVHPKQERPYFPAASIFMSADPPMSDNQKKQLSYSMFDQCHKVDCEELENLPSSKGESIKAKDTRTEVKPDSNASDQKDKGDCHSSAVLPANDHNIIESSSNNIVATSKMSTSHPCVKTPTSKLSSCLEALVALNARSYPSEPPNSGDLTVAHDGTMNVSPKRPMSPQSPRSPPETVKRLMKPPDSPVSICSDSSGKGSPALASGSPPAIPRVRIKTIKTTTGQIQRTVTSVVPDSENEEVLSVESSPSQKIIVEEAYSSLSPYPSHNVISNIIVDMPIKSTPVGILLSKVTDDKLKGNSKRPRPMQSPTIFHNTSSPVMRPMPVAQHGPSTQKRISSVQTGNSPNASFLPKAMHLANLNLVPHSVAASVAARSTSHQQSQQHALPSSMVCSTVPLVHQVKKAAPNPCATIPSTAAGTLNRLLNNANPVPTFVPNLNPPPESNIHLPPRGYCCLECGDSFGVERSLAYHYGRRSVHIEVACTHCAKTMVFFNKCALLAHAREHKNKGVVMQCTQLSMKPIAEGQMFVPLLAESSVHVGSHVPPLSSSKSQPVMPLYPDKVIRHRLRCLECNKQLSDYRGLAGHYQRLSEEMEGLMCKVCPMLLPNKCSFRAHQRIHAHKSPYCCPECGALSRSVDIQKHVKENCLHYARKAGYKCLHCDMVFMSFNVQKSHIEEKHCEVFYKCTICPVAFKSSDGCQMHLTTKHNASVVSPQLIFKCSCETVFKKKQLLLQHFHQNAKKLTTCVFKCPECTSVFTQKQSLMQHFKGVHGGIFKEVEKSTKPTEMTAQHQDVTSVFHQPKVNTPIKHSDATRKRANLAARDRKTNLKNAGWTCGECLHWLPDREVYVSHMKNNHGRSLKRYPCRQCERSFNSSTSLRRHIRNDHDGKKTFTCWYCTDERTTFTTNIMLKNHISLMHGIKNPDFSLSKSTPLDTSKALGERLVSKRPAVASQMEGEDGAALEGSSTKRLKSHFRCTKCGFTSEDGTQFQQHIPQHKTDKNSPQCLHCGLCFASQLSLNRHLFIVHKVKDPEEERKEMDVEYESRKKQEEDMGKTVGVNEGEDLPPPLVKSDPSRDEDPTRLHCETAVRPLTFKSTYSTDLEIHG; this is encoded by the exons ATGGGTGACATGAAGACCCCTGATTTTGACGATCTTTTGGCTGCCTTTGACATCCCTGATGCCACCAGTTTGGATGCTAAAGAGCCCATCCAGGAGAGTCATGATGAGGCAGAAGGTcagctgaaacacacagagatgtgtaTGGAGGACAGTGTATCTGTTCACCAAGCTATGGGTGCGTCTGATGTTCCTGCTGTCAGTGTTATAGTGAAGAACACAAGTCACCAGGAATCGCCTGATAGTGGTGGAGAGGACCCACATTTCGGATACCCATTGCAAAATGGGTTCAGGGGGTCAGGGGCCTCCATGGACTCTCATCAGATAGGCCACTGTGGTTCTAAGTCTTTTGTGTGTGCTTTGAAGGGAAATGGCTCAAGAGGACTCTTAGGGAAGACCCCCATCCAGCAAAAACCTGAAGGAACACCTTCCTTCTCTCAGTCCTTTTCCCAGTTCAGCCCCATCTCTAGTCCAGAATCTGAAGACACCCCAAGCAATGGGGTTGATGTCCATCCAAAACAAGAGAGACCCTACTTCCCTGCTGCCTCTATATTTATGTCTGCAGATCCCCCAATGTCAGACAATCAGAAAAAACAGCTGTCTTACAGTATGTTTGACCAGTGCCATAAAGTAGACTGTGAAGAACTTGAGAACCTCCCAAGTAGCAAAGGAGAATCTATCAAAGCAAAGGATACCAGAACAGAGGTGAAGCCTGACAGTAATGCCAGTGACCAGAAGGACAAGGGAGATTGTCATAGTAGTGCAGTGCTCCCTGCAAATGATCATAACATTATTGAGTCAAGCAGTAACAATATAGTGGCAACGTCTAAGATGTCCACCTCTCATCCATGTGTCAAAACTCCAACATCCAAACTATCGTCTTGCCTTGAGGCGTTAGTGGCACTGAATGCCAGAAGTTATCCCAGTGAACCACCAAATTCTGGAGACTTAACAGTGGCTCATGACGGCACCATGAATGTTAGTCCAAAAAGGCCCATGTCACCACAAAGTCCCCGGAGTCCCCCTGAAACTGTGAAGCGGTTAATGAAGCCACCTGACAGTCCTGTAAGCATTTGCAGTGATAGCAGTGGCAAGGGATCCCCAGCACTGGCATCTGGCTCACCCCCAGCCATACCGAGGGTCAGAATAAAGACCATAAAAACTACGACTGGGCAAATCCAGCGCACGGTTACCAGTGTAGTACCTGATTCAGAAAATGAGGAGGTCCTGTCTGTTGAGTCCTCCCCATCCCAGAAAATTATTGTTGAGGAGGCCTACTCTAGTTtgtctccctatccctctcatAATGTGATAAGCAATATCATCGTTGATATGCCCATCAAAAGTACACCAGTTGGTATTCTGCTGTCAAAGGTTACTGATGACAAATTAAAGGGGAACTCCAAGAGGCCAAGACCAATGCAGTCCCCAACTATTTTTCATAATACAAGTAGTCCGGTTATGAGACCTATGCCGGTTGCCCAGCACGGGCCTTCTACACAAAAGAGGATTTCATCAGTTCAAACAGGCAACTCGCCCAATGCAAGCTTCCTTCCTAAGGCAATGCACTTAGCTAACCTGAACCTAGTCCCTCACAGCGTTGCTGCATCAGTCGCAGCACGCTCCACCTCCCATCAACAGAGCCAACAACATGCACTTCCCTCCTCTATGGTGTGCAGCACTGTCCCATTGGTGCATCAAGTAAAAAAAGCTGCCCCTAATCCATGTGCTACCATTCCTAGCACAGCAGCAGGTACTTTAAACAGACTGTTAAACAATGCCAACCCTGTACCCACATTTGTACCCAACCTGAACCCACCACCTGAGAGCAACATCCACTTGCCACCACGCGGATATTGCTGTCTTGAATGTGGGGACTCCTTTGGGGTAGAAAGGAGTCTCGCCTATCATTATGGCAGGAGGAGTGTGCACATTGAAGTAGCCTGCACCCACTGTGCTAAGACCATGGTATTCTTCAACAAGTGCGCCCTGCTGGCACATGCACGGGAACATAAGAACAAAGGTGTGGTGATGCAGTGCACACAGCTCTCCATGAAACCCATAGCAGAGGGACAGATGTTTGTACCTTTGCTCGCTGAATCCTCTGTGCATGTGGGCTCCCATGTGCCCCCATTATCTTCATCTAAAAGCCAACCAGTCATGCCCCTCTATCCAGACAAAGTCATCCGCCACAGACTCCGCTGCCTGGAGTGTAACAAGCAGCTATCAGATTACAGAGGTCTCGCAGGCCATTACCAGAGGCTGTCGGAAGAAATGGAGGGACTG ATGTGTAAGGTGTGCCCGATGCTGCTACCGAACAAGTGCAGCTTCCGGGCTCACCAGCGTATTCATGCCCACAAGTCCCCTTACTGCTGCCCTGAGTGTGGTGCGCTGAGTCGCTCTGTGGACATACAGAAGCATGTGAAGGAGAACTGTCTTCACTATGCACGCAAGGCTGGCTATAA GTGTCTTCACTGTGATATGGTTTTCATGTCATTTAATGTGCAGAAGAGTCACATTGAGGAGAAACACTGTGAGGTCTTCTATAAGTGCACTATCTGTCCTGTTGCCTTCAAGTCTTCTGATGGATGTCAAATGCATTTGACAACTAAGCACAATGCCAGCGTAGTGTCTCCTCA GTTAATCTTCAAGTGTTCTTGTGAGACAGTGTTCAAGAAAAAGCAGTTATTGCTTCAGCACTTCCATCAAAATGCCAAAAAGCTTACAACCTGTGTGTTCAAGTGTCCTGAGTGCACTTCAGTCTTCACCCAAAAGCAGTCGTTAATGCAGCATTTTAAG GGGGTGCATGGAGGAATCTTCAAAGAGGTGGAGAAAAGCACAAAACCAACAGAGATGACTGCACAGCACCAAGATGTTACCTCTGTATTCCACCAGCCAAAGGTAAACACTCCCATTAAACACTCTGATGCAACCAGAAAGAGGGCCAACTTGGCTGCTCGGGACAGGAAGACCAATCTGAAAAATGCTGGTTGGACCTGTGGAGAGTGCCTACACTGGCTGCCTGACCGAGaagtctacgtctctcacatgaAGAACAACCATGGGAGG TCACTGAAGAGGTATCCATGCCGGCAGTGTGAGAGGTCTTTCAATTCCTCTACAAGTTTGAGAAGACACATTCGCAATGACCACGATGGAAAGAAAACCTTTACCTGCTG GTATTGCACAGATGAGAGGACAACATTCACCACAAACATCATGCTGAAGAACCACATCAGTTTGATGCATGGGATCAAAAATCCAGACTTTAGTCTGTCAAAATCAACCCCTCTGGATACCAGCAAAGCCTTGGGAGAG AGGCTTGTTTCAAAGAGACCTGCTGTGGCATCccagatggagggggaggatggtgcTGCCCTAGAAGGCTCCTCTACCAAACGTCTGAAATCTCACTTTCGCTGCACTAAGTGTGGTTTCACCTCAGAGGATGGCACACAGTTCCAGCAGCACATACCTCAGCATAAAACTGATAAAAATTCTCCCCAATGCCTGCACTGTGGATTATGTTTTGCATCTCAGCTGTCTCTCAACAGACACCTGTTTATTGTGCACAAAGTCAAAGACcccgaggaagagaggaaggaaatgGACGTGGAGTATGAGAGCAGAAAGAAGCAGGAAGAGGACATGGGGAAAACAGTGGGTGTGAATGAGGGAGAGGACTTGCCACCTCCATTAGTTAAATCTGACCCTTCACGGGATGAGGATCCAACCAGGTTGCACTGTGAGACTGCAGTAAGACCATTGACCTTTAAATCCACATACAGCACTGACCTAGAGATTCATGGATAA